Proteins from one Mesoplodon densirostris isolate mMesDen1 chromosome 1, mMesDen1 primary haplotype, whole genome shotgun sequence genomic window:
- the SLC49A3 gene encoding LOW QUALITY PROTEIN: solute carrier family 49 member A3 (The sequence of the model RefSeq protein was modified relative to this genomic sequence to represent the inferred CDS: inserted 4 bases in 3 codons; deleted 1 base in 1 codon; substituted 2 bases at 2 genomic stop codons) — protein sequence MSKVDLGGGRKLDKRLPAPTGELLWQRDKVPTRGSKRLQPGRGGDGGPAVAWPGVAATPARSVLGSCRTYAPRRVFLLVISLLTCSNAALWLSFAPVADTITRHFLLCTEQINWLSLVYLVVSIPFGVVAIWVLDSAGLCWATILCAWLNFAGSMIRSQPCMITSSQDPFAFFMGGQSLCALAQTLVISPAKLAALWFPEHQRATANTMGTVSNPLGILVANLLSPTLVKKEEDIPLMLGIYIIPAGXTACVWESTPPAPPSVGAVHSTSQKFLAGLELVSAVNKAHVIWPLAACFGGSIGIFSSFSSLLEQILFMNGHSSEFSGLCGALFIAFGVLGALPLGLYVDWTKHFTGAVXIGLCLTSLVCVALALVSQLGGQTIALAATCSLLGLFXFSAAPVAMQLAVECSFPVGEGXATGLVLVLGLPGGVPSTALLTSLTVRHVEPSSSTCRDGQDLLTXTVSTLPMAGLCVLFSCLGVLFLHTPYRRLQAEADASPSIQEDVHLATLAATLQGPAAAPRPQQPLLEPALLALPPSPGSPPRRHGAPAADQRPGSTWLSLERTGVGKAFLEGAYPRAMLNLC from the exons ATGTCCAAGGTGGACCTcgggggagggaggaagctggACAAGAGACTTCCTGCGCCCACAGGGGAGCTCTTGTGGCAGAGGGACAAGGTG CCCACGCGCGGCTCCAAACGCCTGCAGCCCGGGCGCGGCGGCGATGGCGGGCCGGCGGTGGCATGGCCTGGGGTCGCCGCGACGCCCGCCCGGAGCGTGCTGGGGAGCTGCCGCACCTACGCGCCCCGCCGCGTCTTCCTCCTGGTGATCAGCCTGCTCACCTGCTCCAACGCCGCG CTGTGGCTCAGCTTCGCACCCGTGGCTGACACGATCACCCGGCACTTCCTACTCTGCACCGAGCAGATCAACTGGCTCTCACTGGTCTACCTTGTGGTGTCCATCCCATTCGGTGTAGTGGCCATCTGGGTTCTGGACTCTGCTGGGCTCTGCTGGGCG ACCATCCTGTGTGCGTGGCTGAACTTTGCGGGGAGCATGATCCGCTCCCAGCCCTGCATGATCACCAGCAGCCAGGACCCATTTGCTTTCTTCATGGGTGGGCAGAGCCTCTGTGCCCTCGCCCAGACCCTGGTCATCTCTCCAGCCAAGCTGGCCGCCTTGTGGTTTCCCGAGCACCAGAGAGCCACAGCCAACACGATGGGCACCGTGT CAAACCCCCTGGGTATCCTGGTGGCCAACCTGCTGTCTCCTACCCTGGTGAAGAAGGAGGAGGACATCCCCTTGATG CTGGGCATCTACATCATCCCTGCTGG CACTGCTTGCGTCTGGGAGAGcacaccccccgccccgccctccgTGGGGGCTGTCCACTCCACCTCACAGAAGTTCCTAGCCGGGCTGGAGCTGGTCAGTGCCGT GAACAAGGCCCACGTCATC TGGCCCCTGGCCGCATGCTTTGGGGGCAGCATTGGCATCTTCTCCAGCTTCTCGTCCCTCTTGGAGCAGATCCTCTTCATGAACGGACACTCCAGC gaattTTCAGGCCTCTGCGGGGCTCTCTTCATTGCTTTTGGGGTCTTGGGGGCTCTGCCTCTTGGCCTGTACGTGGACTGGACCAAGCATTTCACTGGAGCTGTCTAGATCGGCCTCTGCCTGACATCTCTGGTCTGCGTGGCCCTCGCCCTG GTGTCCCAGCTGGGGGGACAGACCATTGCGCTGGCCGCCACCTGCTCGCTGCTTGGGCTCT GCTTCTCAGCGGCACCTGTCGCTATGCAGCTGGCTGTCGAGTGTTCCTTCCCTGTGGGTGAGG GGGCCACAGGCCTGGTCCTCGTGCTGGG GCTGCCCGGGGGTGTGCCCAGCACGGCGCTGCTCACCTCCCTGACCGTGCGCCACGTGGAGCCATCCTCCTCCACCTGCCGGGACGGCCAGGACCTGCTGACCTGAA CGGTGTCCACGTTGCCGATGGCCGGCCTGTGCGTCCTTTTCAGCTGCCTTGGGGTGCTCTTCCTCCACACCCCATACCGGCGCCTGCAGGCCGAGGCCGACGCCAGCCCCTCCATCCAGGAGGACGTGCACCTGGCAACCTTGGCAGCCACCCTCCAAGGCCCCGCCGCGGCCCCCcgtccccagcagcccctccTGGAGCCGGCGCTCCTggctctgcctccctcccccggGAGTCCTCCGAGACGTCATGGGGCCCCTGCAGCAGACCAGAGGCCGGGGAGCA CATGGCTGAGTCTGGAGCGGACAGGTGTGGGGAAGGCCTTCCTTGAAGGAGCCTATCCCAGAGCCATGCTCAACCTCTGCTGA
- the MYL5 gene encoding myosin light chain 5, translating to MASRKTKKKEGGALRAQRASSNVFSNFEQTQIQEFKEAFTLMDQNRDGFIDKEDLKDTYASLGKTNVKDEELDAMLREASGPINFTMFLNMFGEKLSGTDAEETILNAFKMLDSDGKGSINKDYIRRLLMSQADRMTAEEVDQMFQFSTIDAAGNLDYKALSYVLTHGEEE from the exons ATG GCCAGCAGGAAAACCAAGAAGAAGGAAGGGGGGGCCCTGCGGGCCCAGAGGGCATCATCCAATGTCTTCTCCAACTTTGAGCAGACCCAGATCCAGGAGTTCAAGGAG GCATTCACCCTCATGGACCAGAACCGAGATGGCTTCATTGACAAGGAGGACCTGAAGGACACCTACGCCTCCCTGG GCAAAACCAACGTCAAGGACGAGGAGCTGGACGCCATGCTCAGGGAGGCCTCGGGGCCCATCAACTTCACCATGTTCCTGAACATGTTTGGGGAGAAGCTGAGCG GCACGGATGCCGAGGAGACCATCCTCAACGCATTCAAGATGCTGGACTCTGACGGCAAAGGCAGCATCAACAAGGACTA CATCAGGCGGCTGCTCATGTCCCAGGCTGACAGGATGACTGCTGAGGAG GTTGACCAGATGTTCCAGTTCTCCACCATCGACGCTGCAGGCAACCTGGACTACAAGGCACTGAGCTACGTGCTCACCCACGGGGAGGAGGAGTGA
- the ATP5ME gene encoding ATP synthase subunit e, mitochondrial isoform X1, whose protein sequence is MFSGPLQRPSRSALCFRYGGHGQDGSAGAGLSAHQDYLKPRAEEERRIAAEEKKKQDEQRRIEKELAEAREDSILK, encoded by the exons ATGTTTTCCGGGCCCTTGCAGCGTCCTTCTCGGTCCGCGTTGTGCTTCCGGTACGGAGGTCACGGGCAAGATGGTTCCGCCGGTGCAGGTCTCTCCGCTCATCAAG ATTACCTGAAACCCCgggcagaggaggagaggaggatagcagctgaggagaaaaagaagcagGATGAGCAGAGACGGATTGAGAAAGAACTGGCAGAAG CCCGAGAGGACAGCATATTAAAGTGA
- the ATP5ME gene encoding ATP synthase subunit e, mitochondrial isoform X2 has translation MVPPVQVSPLIKLGRYSALFLGVAYGAKRYNYLKPRAEEERRIAAEEKKKQDEQRRIEKELAEAREDSILK, from the exons ATGGTTCCGCCGGTGCAGGTCTCTCCGCTCATCAAG CTCGGCCGTTACTCCGCCTTGTTCCTCGGCGTGGCCTACGGAGCCAAGCGCTACA ATTACCTGAAACCCCgggcagaggaggagaggaggatagcagctgaggagaaaaagaagcagGATGAGCAGAGACGGATTGAGAAAGAACTGGCAGAAG CCCGAGAGGACAGCATATTAAAGTGA